From Marivirga harenae, one genomic window encodes:
- a CDS encoding WD40/YVTN/BNR-like repeat-containing protein: protein MRKSFIKQWIFTLLALGCYFTASAQELDLKKLKGIDVRSIGPAGMSGRITAIDVVHDNPQVMYVGSASGGLWKSESGGVDWKPIFDDQQILSIGAVAIQQDNPDVIWVGTGEGNPRNSSNGGYGLYKSLDGGKSWKLMGLEKTRNIHRIRIDPKNPNTVFVGAIGSPWGEHPERGVYKTTDGGKSGTKVFLLIIKPELRN from the coding sequence ATGAGGAAATCATTTATAAAACAATGGATTTTTACTTTGCTTGCTTTGGGTTGTTATTTTACAGCCTCAGCACAAGAATTAGATTTAAAAAAATTGAAAGGCATTGATGTCCGCAGCATCGGACCTGCCGGAATGAGTGGGCGTATAACGGCTATAGATGTGGTGCATGATAATCCACAAGTGATGTATGTAGGATCCGCTTCTGGTGGACTATGGAAATCAGAAAGTGGTGGGGTTGACTGGAAACCGATATTTGATGACCAACAAATCCTCTCTATTGGAGCTGTAGCTATCCAACAAGATAATCCCGATGTGATTTGGGTTGGAACCGGAGAAGGAAATCCTAGAAACAGTTCAAACGGAGGTTATGGATTATATAAATCACTTGATGGCGGAAAAAGCTGGAAGTTGATGGGCTTGGAGAAAACCCGTAATATCCACAGAATTAGAATTGATCCTAAAAATCCTAACACAGTGTTTGTAGGGGCGATAGGTTCGCCTTGGGGTGAGCATCCTGAAAGAGGCGTTTATAAAACTACCGATGGAGGCAAAAGTGGAACAAAAGTCTTTTTGTTGATAATAAAACCGGAGTTGCGGAATTGA